Proteins encoded in a region of the Candidatus Binataceae bacterium genome:
- a CDS encoding replication initiator protein A — MSARHRTRSEREQLELFRALPGDLAPRDAQDLMAYPFFSLAKTHRTTPIDYRMNDIAIRVEAVPEHGMATIWDADILIWAASQIVEARDIGLRPSRLMAATPYEILTFIGRGVSARDYQRLKAALDRLQSTTVATSLRQTNERRMHRFSWINEWTERADAHGRADGIDLIVPDWFYRAVHDDALVLTIDRQYFALTGGLERWLYRIVRKHAGRQRAGWRFEFRHLYTKSASLSPFKRFAFELRDLAHRQPLPGYRLAVERDRVGRELLAFTQGNFSTGGCGQSVDGIVPSGTPEHVPSGTDAACYQEPEAAFFGASSVTSEPPNLESNVQESNPSDVGRDADRWKTADGSGR; from the coding sequence ATGTCAGCGCGCCATCGCACGCGATCCGAACGCGAGCAGCTCGAATTGTTCCGCGCGCTGCCAGGCGATCTGGCGCCGCGCGATGCGCAAGACCTGATGGCCTATCCCTTCTTCAGCCTCGCCAAGACGCATCGCACGACGCCAATCGATTACCGGATGAACGACATCGCGATCCGCGTCGAAGCCGTACCCGAGCACGGCATGGCAACCATCTGGGACGCCGACATCCTGATCTGGGCCGCCAGCCAGATCGTCGAGGCGCGCGACATCGGCCTGCGGCCGTCGCGCCTGATGGCGGCCACCCCGTATGAGATCCTCACCTTTATCGGCCGCGGCGTCAGCGCACGCGATTATCAGCGACTGAAGGCGGCGCTCGATCGTCTGCAGTCCACCACTGTCGCGACTTCGCTGCGGCAGACCAACGAGCGGCGCATGCACCGCTTCTCCTGGATCAACGAGTGGACCGAGCGCGCTGATGCGCATGGACGCGCCGACGGCATCGATCTGATCGTGCCAGACTGGTTCTATCGCGCCGTCCACGACGATGCGCTGGTCCTCACCATCGACCGCCAATACTTCGCGCTGACCGGCGGCCTCGAGCGCTGGCTTTATCGCATCGTGCGCAAGCACGCGGGTAGACAGCGGGCCGGTTGGCGGTTCGAGTTCCGCCATCTCTACACCAAGTCGGCGAGCCTCTCGCCGTTCAAGCGCTTTGCCTTCGAGCTGCGCGATCTCGCACACCGGCAGCCGCTGCCAGGCTACCGCCTCGCCGTCGAACGCGACCGCGTCGGACGCGAGCTGCTGGCCTTCACCCAGGGCAACTTTTCCACAGGCGGCTGTGGACAATCCGTTGATGGTATCGTGCCTTCGGGAACCCCAGAGCACGTGCCATCGGGAACCGACGCCGCGTGCTATCAGGAACCGGAAGCGGCATTTTTCGGTGCAAGTTCCGTCACTTCCGAGCCGCCTAACTTAGAATCTAACGTACAAGAATCTAACCCTTCTGATGTTGGGCGCGACGCCGATCGGTGGAAAACCGCTGACGGGAGCGGGCGATGA
- a CDS encoding helix-turn-helix domain-containing protein, with the protein MSTTNAAGMPPRYLRTPEAARFVGLSIRTLEKHRIYGTGPRYSKLGGRVVYRLEDLQAWVDSAVKASTSDPGKSVVLPARRHTPAEIQHARQLYR; encoded by the coding sequence ATGTCCACCACCAATGCCGCCGGCATGCCGCCGCGCTACCTACGCACGCCCGAGGCCGCGCGATTTGTCGGTCTCTCGATCCGCACCCTCGAAAAGCACCGCATCTACGGCACGGGCCCGCGCTACTCCAAACTCGGGGGCCGCGTCGTCTATCGCCTCGAAGACCTGCAAGCGTGGGTCGATTCCGCCGTCAAGGCGTCGACATCAGACCCCGGCAAGTCTGTCGTGTTGCCGGCCCGACGCCATACGCCGGCCGAGATCCAGCACGCGCGGCAGCTCTACCGCTGA
- a CDS encoding DUF2285 domain-containing protein — ENASYRDIAEALFGTGRMPERGWKTHDLRDRTIRLARLGYAMMQGGYRRLLLYPFRGRT; from the coding sequence CGAAAACGCGAGCTACCGTGACATTGCCGAGGCTCTTTTTGGCACCGGCCGGATGCCCGAGCGCGGTTGGAAAACCCATGACCTGCGCGATCGGACTATACGGCTAGCACGGCTGGGCTACGCAATGATGCAGGGCGGTTATCGCCGCCTGTTGCTCTATCCCTTCCGTGGCCGGACCTAG